One stretch of Saccharomonospora xinjiangensis XJ-54 DNA includes these proteins:
- a CDS encoding isochorismate synthase encodes MTEKSPVDLLAAYRRGDFFLATENRTMLGRGIHTAVSDADEFALAERVRTLLLGKIEERSGEDEADLVAVGALPFDSDATTPGHLVVPKDVHVAGALHPAAATLPRHEVPRPVAIRPVPEPSRHVEAVATAVTALAERNLRKVVLARALDVEFAGPVGPEGILHNLVVDNDRGYTFAAELPNARTLVGASPELLLSRRGRTVVSHPHAGSAPRSADPTIDRENAERLLASRKDHIEHAVLTEAIVETLRPYCARLDIPPRPALVSTPTMWHLGTTITGELSDPGVTALHLAAALHPTPAICGTPTPSARRLVTELEEFDRGYYAGAVGWVDAQGDGEWAVSIRCAELAEQSLRLYAGGGIVPESDPKAELAETSAKFATLLRAMGLPQE; translated from the coding sequence GTGACCGAAAAAAGCCCCGTGGATCTTCTGGCGGCCTACCGACGAGGGGACTTCTTCCTCGCCACCGAGAATCGCACGATGCTCGGCCGTGGCATCCACACGGCCGTGAGCGACGCCGACGAGTTCGCACTCGCCGAACGGGTGCGCACGCTGCTGCTCGGCAAGATCGAGGAGCGTTCGGGCGAGGACGAGGCAGACCTCGTCGCGGTGGGGGCGCTGCCTTTCGACAGCGACGCCACCACCCCGGGCCATCTCGTCGTGCCGAAGGACGTTCACGTCGCCGGTGCCCTGCACCCGGCAGCCGCGACGTTGCCCCGTCACGAGGTACCCCGGCCCGTGGCGATCCGTCCCGTGCCCGAGCCGTCACGGCACGTCGAGGCCGTCGCCACGGCGGTCACCGCGCTCGCCGAACGGAACCTGCGCAAGGTCGTTCTCGCACGCGCACTCGACGTCGAGTTCGCAGGCCCGGTGGGGCCGGAGGGCATCCTGCACAACCTCGTCGTGGACAACGACCGCGGCTACACCTTCGCCGCCGAGCTTCCGAACGCGAGGACCCTGGTCGGGGCGAGCCCGGAACTGCTGCTGTCGCGGCGCGGCAGGACGGTGGTGTCGCACCCGCACGCCGGATCGGCGCCGAGATCGGCCGATCCCACCATCGACAGGGAGAACGCGGAGCGTCTGCTCGCGTCCCGCAAGGACCACATCGAGCACGCCGTGCTCACCGAGGCCATCGTGGAGACGCTGCGCCCCTACTGCGCGCGCCTCGACATTCCGCCACGCCCTGCTCTGGTGTCCACACCGACCATGTGGCACCTCGGCACCACCATCACCGGAGAGCTGTCGGACCCCGGCGTCACGGCTCTGCACCTCGCCGCCGCCCTGCACCCGACCCCTGCCATCTGCGGCACGCCGACGCCGTCGGCGCGGCGGCTCGTCACCGAGCTGGAGGAGTTCGACCGCGGCTACTACGCAGGCGCGGTCGGCTGGGTGGACGCTCAGGGCGACGGCGAATGGGCCGTGTCGATCCGTTGCGCCGAGCTGGCGGAGCAGTCCTTGCGGCTGTACGCGGGCGGCGGGATCGTGCCGGAGTCCGACCCGAAAGCGGAGCTTGCGGAAACATCGGCCAAGTTCGCGACGTTGTTGCGCGCGATGGGCCTGCCCCAGGAGTGA
- a CDS encoding acyl-CoA dehydrogenase family protein, translated as MDFSLSVEEREIRDWVRTFVRKELVPLEQEVLRRERAHQPGLTSDELSELRQKAKKSGFWGVQTPPEYGGMGLSAVMTALLEAELGRTFVPFSFGGSADNILFHANDEQKERYLLPTIEGTRKSCFAITEPGAGSDAKAIRTTARRDGSDWVINGEKTFITGGNEADFVMVFAVTDPGKGANGGVTCFLVDRDMGWRSEYIDTMGEWGPASLIFDDVRVPSSQILGEVGQGFALAMQWIGRGRYLLPARAIGSCERLLTMAIDHANTRETFGAPIAERQAIQWMIADSGVEIEALRWLVLHAAWQVDSGMDSRHAQSIAKLYGGQKANEIVDRVLQIHGGMGYTRELPIERWYRELRLLRIYEGTDEIQRRTIARNLLKGHVTVGGALG; from the coding sequence ATGGATTTCAGCCTGAGTGTCGAGGAACGCGAGATTCGTGACTGGGTCAGGACGTTCGTTCGGAAGGAACTCGTTCCTCTCGAACAGGAGGTGCTGCGCAGGGAACGCGCGCACCAGCCCGGTCTCACCTCCGACGAGTTGAGCGAACTACGGCAGAAGGCGAAGAAGTCGGGATTCTGGGGTGTCCAGACCCCGCCCGAGTACGGGGGCATGGGGCTGTCCGCCGTCATGACGGCGTTGCTCGAAGCCGAACTCGGCCGCACATTCGTCCCGTTCAGCTTCGGTGGCTCCGCGGACAACATCCTGTTCCACGCCAACGACGAGCAGAAGGAGCGCTACCTGCTGCCGACGATCGAGGGCACGCGGAAGTCCTGCTTCGCCATCACCGAACCCGGCGCGGGCTCCGACGCCAAGGCGATCCGCACCACCGCGCGCAGGGACGGCTCCGACTGGGTTATCAACGGCGAGAAGACGTTCATCACCGGCGGCAACGAGGCCGACTTCGTGATGGTCTTCGCCGTCACCGACCCCGGCAAGGGAGCGAACGGCGGTGTGACGTGTTTCCTCGTCGATCGCGACATGGGCTGGCGCTCCGAGTACATCGACACGATGGGCGAGTGGGGCCCCGCCTCGCTGATCTTCGACGACGTGCGTGTTCCTTCGAGCCAGATCCTTGGCGAGGTCGGGCAGGGCTTCGCGCTGGCCATGCAGTGGATCGGCCGGGGGCGCTACCTGCTGCCCGCGAGGGCCATCGGCTCGTGCGAGCGGCTGCTGACGATGGCCATCGACCACGCCAATACGCGGGAGACCTTCGGCGCGCCCATCGCGGAACGCCAGGCGATCCAGTGGATGATCGCCGACTCGGGCGTCGAGATCGAGGCGCTGCGCTGGCTGGTACTGCATGCCGCGTGGCAGGTGGATTCGGGCATGGACTCCCGTCACGCGCAGTCGATCGCGAAGCTCTACGGCGGCCAGAAAGCCAACGAGATCGTTGACCGCGTGCTCCAGATCCACGGCGGCATGGGCTACACGCGGGAGTTGCCGATCGAACGCTGGTATCGCGAGCTGCGGCTGTTGCGGATCTACGAGGGAACCGATGAGATCCAGCGCCGCACCATCGCGCGCAACCTGCTCAAGGGCCACGTCACAGTGGGAGGAGCACTCGGCTGA
- a CDS encoding S1 family peptidase encodes MTNGLGESKGGNGRRWGRLGAVLAATAVIAGAGAATASAQTGIAPMIIDGDTADQQYSFMVSLQYERNGDPNGHRCGGTLVDEEWVLTAAHCVTTAGKDGEAFTVMDPNIFHVRVGSTDRLNGGSVADVEDIVVHPGWAWLADRNDGHDVAMLKLAEPVEQRPARLAWFEPGTGAPVRALGWGYTSSEDIGDPTTLPVDLRQLDTTVLSPTSQECRVDAEGDDSWGIRNGDICTDNPGDYQALCGGDSGSPLLKNYYGRWIVVGVVSRGIGSGCGSTPDVSTGAYSHYKWVHSVMS; translated from the coding sequence ATGACGAACGGTCTGGGGGAATCGAAGGGCGGCAACGGGCGACGGTGGGGCAGGCTGGGCGCCGTGCTCGCGGCAACCGCCGTCATCGCAGGCGCGGGTGCGGCGACGGCATCGGCGCAGACCGGCATCGCACCAATGATCATCGACGGTGACACCGCCGACCAGCAGTACTCGTTCATGGTCTCGTTGCAGTACGAGCGCAACGGCGACCCCAACGGCCACCGCTGCGGCGGGACGCTGGTGGACGAGGAATGGGTGCTGACGGCCGCGCACTGTGTCACCACCGCGGGCAAGGACGGGGAAGCGTTCACGGTCATGGACCCGAACATCTTCCACGTCAGAGTCGGCTCGACGGACCGGTTGAACGGCGGCAGCGTCGCCGACGTGGAGGACATCGTCGTCCACCCCGGATGGGCGTGGCTGGCCGATCGCAACGACGGCCACGACGTGGCGATGCTGAAGCTGGCCGAGCCGGTAGAGCAGCGGCCCGCACGCCTCGCGTGGTTCGAGCCGGGTACCGGAGCCCCGGTGCGCGCACTCGGCTGGGGATACACGTCCAGCGAGGACATCGGCGACCCCACCACGCTGCCGGTTGACCTGCGACAGCTCGACACCACCGTGCTGTCACCGACCTCGCAGGAGTGCCGGGTTGACGCCGAGGGTGACGACTCGTGGGGCATCCGTAACGGTGACATCTGCACCGACAACCCCGGCGACTACCAGGCTCTGTGCGGCGGTGACTCCGGTTCGCCGTTGCTGAAGAACTACTACGGGCGCTGGATCGTCGTCGGCGTCGTCAGCAGGGGCATCGGCAGCGGGTGCGGCAGCACGCCGGACGTCTCCACCGGCGCCTACTCGCACTACAAGTGGGTCCACAGCGTGATGAGCTGA
- a CDS encoding long-chain fatty acid--CoA ligase: MLSTMQDDQLSLAHLLRHGVRMHGDSEVATWTGSGSRKTTFDRIGRRSAQLAHALRELGVTADQRVGTFMWNNAEHLECYLTIPAMGAVLHTLNIRLFPEQLVFVVNDAQDHVVVVDGSLLPLFARQLPEMTTVRHVIVTGGAAGALDAPSGVTVHSYDELLDGRPETFEWPEIEERSAAAMCYTSGTTGDPKGVVYSHRSIWLHSMQVCMTDSMRLTDADKALVIVPMFHAMSWGMPYAAFMVGTSMVLPDRFLQPGPIAEILAEEKPTFAGAVPTIWQGLLQHLDANPQDISHLREVVVGGSAAPPAMMHAFEERYDVPVLHAWGMTETSPLGSVARPPKAAKGEEAWRYRYTQGRFPASVRARLIDDNGDEVPWDGESVGELEVKGPWITGSYYGGADPDKFHDGWLRTGDVGKITPNGYLTLTDRAKDVIKSGGEWISSVDLENAVMAHPAVAEAAVIGVPDEKWDERPLVAVVVREGEQVTAEELRTFLADKVAKWQLPEHWTFVDEVPKTSVGKFDKKRLRAAHAEGKLDIAHF; the protein is encoded by the coding sequence ATGTTGAGCACCATGCAGGACGACCAGCTTTCGCTGGCCCATCTGCTGCGTCACGGCGTGCGAATGCACGGAGACAGCGAGGTGGCCACCTGGACGGGAAGTGGTTCGAGGAAGACGACGTTCGACCGGATCGGAAGGCGCTCGGCCCAGCTCGCCCACGCGCTGCGGGAACTCGGGGTCACCGCGGACCAGCGCGTCGGCACGTTCATGTGGAACAACGCCGAGCACCTCGAGTGCTACCTGACCATTCCCGCGATGGGCGCTGTGCTGCACACGCTGAACATCAGGTTGTTCCCCGAGCAACTCGTATTCGTCGTCAACGACGCGCAGGACCACGTCGTCGTGGTCGATGGTTCGCTGCTCCCCCTGTTCGCCAGGCAACTCCCGGAGATGACCACCGTCCGTCACGTGATCGTGACAGGTGGTGCCGCCGGTGCTCTCGACGCCCCGTCGGGCGTCACCGTGCACTCCTACGACGAACTCCTCGACGGAAGGCCGGAGACCTTCGAATGGCCGGAGATCGAGGAACGCTCCGCCGCCGCGATGTGCTACACGTCAGGCACCACGGGAGATCCCAAGGGCGTCGTCTACTCCCACCGATCGATTTGGCTGCACTCGATGCAGGTCTGCATGACCGATTCGATGCGGCTGACCGACGCGGACAAGGCTCTGGTCATCGTGCCGATGTTCCACGCGATGTCGTGGGGTATGCCCTACGCCGCGTTCATGGTGGGCACGTCGATGGTGCTGCCGGACCGGTTCCTGCAACCGGGACCGATCGCGGAGATTCTCGCTGAGGAGAAGCCGACCTTCGCTGGCGCGGTTCCCACGATCTGGCAGGGCCTGCTCCAGCACCTCGACGCCAACCCGCAGGACATCTCGCACCTGCGTGAGGTGGTGGTGGGCGGTTCGGCAGCACCGCCCGCGATGATGCACGCCTTCGAAGAGCGGTACGACGTTCCCGTCCTGCACGCCTGGGGCATGACCGAGACCTCCCCGCTCGGCAGCGTCGCGAGGCCACCGAAGGCGGCGAAGGGTGAGGAAGCCTGGCGGTACCGCTACACGCAGGGACGGTTCCCCGCTTCGGTCAGGGCCAGACTCATCGACGACAACGGCGACGAGGTGCCGTGGGACGGCGAGAGCGTCGGCGAACTCGAGGTGAAAGGGCCGTGGATCACGGGTTCGTACTACGGCGGAGCCGACCCTGACAAGTTCCACGACGGCTGGCTGCGCACCGGCGACGTCGGCAAGATCACCCCGAACGGGTACCTGACTCTCACGGACCGTGCCAAGGACGTCATCAAGTCCGGCGGCGAGTGGATCTCGTCGGTTGACCTGGAGAACGCGGTGATGGCGCATCCGGCGGTGGCCGAGGCCGCGGTGATCGGCGTCCCCGACGAGAAGTGGGACGAGCGGCCGCTCGTCGCGGTCGTCGTGCGGGAGGGCGAGCAGGTGACGGCGGAGGAACTGAGGACGTTCCTCGCCGACAAGGTCGCGAAGTGGCAGCTTCCCGAGCACTGGACGTTCGTGGACGAGGTGCCGAAGACCAGCGTCGGCAAGTTCGACAAGAAGCGGCTCCGCGCCGCTCACGCCGAGGGCAAGCTTGACATCGCACACTTCTGA
- the mihF gene encoding integration host factor, actinobacterial type encodes MALPTLTPEQRAEALAKAAEARKARSELLANIKAGKESIEAVLNRAKEDKTVGKTKVTQLLKAVPGLGQVKVAALMEQAGIDPDRRAAGLGDRQREALINALK; translated from the coding sequence TTGGCACTTCCCACCTTGACCCCTGAGCAGCGGGCCGAGGCTCTCGCCAAGGCCGCGGAGGCCCGGAAGGCGCGGTCCGAACTGCTGGCCAACATCAAAGCGGGCAAGGAGAGCATCGAGGCGGTGCTCAACCGAGCCAAGGAGGACAAGACCGTAGGGAAGACGAAGGTGACGCAGCTTCTGAAGGCGGTTCCCGGCCTCGGACAGGTCAAGGTCGCCGCACTGATGGAGCAGGCCGGCATCGACCCGGACCGCAGGGCAGCAGGGCTCGGCGACCGGCAGCGGGAAGCCCTTATCAACGCTTTGAAGTGA
- a CDS encoding TetR/AcrR family transcriptional regulator, producing MALDTRERVRRAAVKLFAAKGFHGTGIRDLAQESNLSTASLYHYMGSKEELLADIMRGCLRTLLDSATAQTTDVEDPAIRLSRLVKLHVRTHARLPRETRIVDHEIHVLAPATRRSVVALRDSYESLWADAVADGVASGVFTTAHPGVTRLALLEMCNGVARWYSPRGSMSLDDLASHYADVALRAVGACPQRSPEGQSKGE from the coding sequence GTGGCGTTAGACACGCGCGAGCGGGTGCGAAGGGCCGCCGTGAAGCTGTTCGCGGCGAAGGGCTTCCACGGCACGGGAATTCGTGACCTCGCGCAGGAGTCCAACCTCTCGACGGCGAGTCTGTACCACTACATGGGTTCCAAGGAGGAGTTGCTCGCGGACATCATGCGCGGTTGCCTGCGGACCCTGCTCGACTCCGCGACGGCACAGACCACCGACGTCGAAGATCCGGCCATCCGGCTGAGCAGGCTCGTGAAACTGCACGTCAGGACCCATGCGCGGCTGCCGAGGGAGACGCGGATCGTTGATCACGAGATCCATGTCCTCGCCCCTGCGACGCGGCGTTCCGTGGTGGCCTTGCGCGACTCCTACGAGAGCCTGTGGGCCGACGCGGTCGCCGACGGCGTGGCGAGCGGGGTGTTCACGACAGCGCATCCTGGTGTGACCCGGCTCGCGTTGCTGGAGATGTGCAACGGGGTCGCGCGGTGGTACTCGCCACGGGGTTCGATGTCCCTCGACGACCTCGCCTCGCACTACGCCGACGTGGCACTGCGGGCCGTCGGAGCTTGCCCGCAGCGCTCGCCTGAGGGACAGTCGAAGGGTGAGTGA
- a CDS encoding ATP-dependent acyl-CoA ligase → MSDDLVGLLRHAATAWPDKDALVFDATGERLTFADVADRVETLAGSLHALGVRRSDRVAVMLDNRPEFPLLWLALARLGAVLVPVNTNYRELDGEHVLAHSGARFAVAGEQFAELLRTIAPKTSVERVLTPAELPEGSEPPPYEPAPELPTNIQYTSGTTGAPKGCVLPHSYWTTLAGGLVSHFPNIGADDMILTAQPFHYIDPQWNVALGLASGATLVVLDRFHPSTFWEKVREYGVTWFYCLGLMPTLLLRMPPSDADRHHKVRAVSASAIPKNLHADLERRWGAPWFEAFGMTETGGDIRMYPGDHDDTVGTGCLGRPAPCREVMIADDLGRPVPRGQDGELLVRGVGLMHGYHDDPEATAAAFRGGWFRTGDIARMDEQGLVYYVGRTKDMIRRSGENIVADEVERALALHPAVRTAAVLGVRDDLRGEEVKALVVLTEGHDITPDELAEHCGTKLAYFKVPRYWAFVDSLPLTASERIAKGELRKAGADTPEGSYDRVEQRWR, encoded by the coding sequence ATGAGCGACGACCTGGTGGGTTTGCTGCGCCACGCCGCGACGGCGTGGCCCGACAAGGACGCCCTGGTGTTCGACGCGACGGGTGAGCGGCTCACGTTCGCCGACGTCGCCGACCGCGTCGAAACGCTGGCCGGTTCGTTGCACGCACTCGGCGTGCGCAGGAGCGACCGCGTCGCCGTCATGCTCGACAATCGGCCGGAGTTCCCGCTACTGTGGCTGGCGCTCGCCAGGCTCGGCGCCGTGCTCGTCCCGGTCAACACCAACTACAGGGAGCTCGACGGCGAGCACGTGCTCGCCCACTCCGGCGCTCGGTTCGCCGTGGCTGGCGAGCAGTTCGCCGAACTACTCCGCACCATCGCGCCGAAGACGTCGGTGGAGCGGGTGCTCACCCCGGCCGAACTGCCGGAGGGCAGCGAGCCACCGCCCTACGAGCCAGCGCCCGAACTGCCCACCAACATCCAGTACACCTCCGGCACCACGGGCGCGCCGAAGGGTTGCGTCCTCCCGCACAGCTACTGGACCACGCTGGCTGGCGGGCTTGTCTCGCACTTCCCGAACATCGGCGCCGACGACATGATCCTCACCGCGCAGCCGTTCCACTACATCGATCCGCAGTGGAATGTCGCATTGGGACTCGCATCCGGCGCGACACTCGTGGTGCTCGACCGTTTCCACCCCTCGACGTTCTGGGAGAAGGTGCGCGAGTACGGGGTGACGTGGTTCTACTGCCTCGGGCTCATGCCGACGCTGCTGCTGCGCATGCCACCTTCGGACGCCGACCGCCACCACAAGGTGCGCGCCGTCAGCGCGTCGGCCATCCCGAAGAACCTCCACGCCGACCTCGAACGTCGCTGGGGTGCGCCGTGGTTCGAGGCGTTCGGCATGACCGAAACCGGCGGCGACATCCGCATGTATCCGGGCGACCACGACGACACCGTCGGCACCGGCTGCCTCGGCAGGCCCGCGCCCTGCCGCGAGGTGATGATCGCCGACGACCTCGGCAGGCCCGTGCCGCGTGGCCAGGACGGCGAGCTGCTGGTGCGGGGTGTCGGTCTCATGCACGGCTACCACGACGACCCCGAGGCCACGGCCGCGGCGTTCCGGGGTGGCTGGTTCCGCACCGGCGACATCGCGCGAATGGACGAGCAGGGCCTCGTCTACTACGTCGGCAGGACGAAGGACATGATCCGGCGCAGTGGCGAGAACATCGTGGCCGACGAGGTGGAGCGGGCACTCGCGCTACACCCCGCTGTGCGGACCGCCGCCGTGCTCGGTGTGCGAGACGACCTGCGCGGCGAGGAAGTGAAGGCGCTCGTGGTGCTCACCGAGGGCCACGACATCACACCGGACGAACTGGCTGAGCACTGCGGAACGAAACTCGCCTACTTCAAGGTGCCGCGCTACTGGGCTTTCGTTGACTCGCTTCCGCTGACCGCCTCGGAACGCATCGCCAAGGGCGAGCTGCGCAAGGCGGGCGCTGACACGCCGGAAGGCTCCTACGACCGGGTGGAGCAGCGGTGGCGTTAG
- a CDS encoding 4'-phosphopantetheinyl transferase family protein — protein MTECAVWWSEPITETEATLCLLTDAERHRYAAYRKVEDKRRFLTGRVLAKTVAGLRLGLRPEEVRFDATCSDCGKQHGPVRVPGAALRLSISHAGERVGVAATSGEPVGLDVEGTERGADDSLIGYALAEAEQATLPPASPERAMAFFAFWTRKEALMKATGRGLRIPLKSLILSSADQPARLLSSSDDALSPATTRMADLDPGPGYRAAVAVITANEIDVTEHWWRQDPVSGGQ, from the coding sequence ATGACCGAGTGCGCCGTGTGGTGGTCGGAACCGATCACCGAGACGGAAGCCACACTGTGCCTGCTCACTGATGCCGAGCGGCATCGATATGCGGCATACCGGAAGGTCGAGGACAAGCGCCGGTTCCTCACCGGCAGGGTGCTCGCCAAGACGGTCGCGGGCCTGCGGCTGGGACTGCGGCCCGAGGAGGTCCGCTTCGACGCGACCTGCTCCGACTGCGGCAAGCAACATGGTCCCGTTCGGGTGCCCGGCGCGGCGCTACGGCTGTCGATCTCCCATGCCGGCGAGCGCGTCGGCGTGGCCGCCACCTCGGGCGAGCCGGTGGGGCTCGACGTGGAAGGCACGGAACGGGGCGCCGACGACTCGCTGATCGGCTACGCGCTCGCCGAGGCGGAACAGGCCACCCTGCCCCCCGCCTCCCCCGAACGGGCCATGGCGTTCTTTGCGTTCTGGACCCGCAAGGAAGCCCTCATGAAGGCCACGGGACGCGGCCTTCGCATCCCGCTCAAGTCACTGATCCTGTCGAGCGCCGACCAGCCCGCCCGCCTGCTCTCCTCCTCCGACGACGCGCTCTCACCTGCCACGACGCGCATGGCCGACCTCGACCCCGGCCCCGGCTACCGCGCCGCCGTCGCGGTAATCACCGCGAACGAGATCGACGTCACCGAGCACTGGTGGCGCCAAGATCCGGTGTCCGGCGGACAATAG
- a CDS encoding enoyl-CoA hydratase/isomerase family protein, whose protein sequence is MRDVATVDLDIDHRVATVWLNRPHRLNAVTPELVADLLTVLGRVSADDGVGAVVLAGRGRAFCSGHDLKQPPPEQESRARLEQLQDVTRALRALPQPVVGAVHGYAIGAGAEFALGCDLVVAADDAVFAFPEVGLGLSVTGAASRLLPLLVGPMRAKELIMLGERIDAASAHAMGLVNRVVPAAELAEHVNGVARTLAERPASALALAKRAIDRGIDGTVEAALELEVSHALITEHTPEVAASKKEFENR, encoded by the coding sequence ATGCGAGACGTTGCGACCGTGGACCTCGATATCGACCACCGCGTTGCCACAGTGTGGCTCAACCGGCCGCACCGCCTGAACGCCGTGACTCCGGAACTGGTGGCCGACCTGCTCACCGTGCTGGGTCGCGTCTCCGCTGACGACGGTGTCGGCGCGGTGGTGCTCGCGGGGCGGGGCAGGGCGTTCTGCTCGGGTCACGACCTCAAGCAGCCCCCGCCGGAACAGGAGTCCCGCGCGAGGCTGGAACAGCTCCAGGACGTCACACGGGCGCTGCGGGCACTGCCGCAGCCCGTGGTCGGGGCCGTGCACGGGTACGCCATCGGCGCGGGGGCGGAGTTCGCGCTCGGCTGCGATCTCGTGGTGGCGGCCGACGACGCGGTGTTCGCCTTCCCCGAGGTGGGGTTGGGGCTGAGTGTCACGGGCGCGGCTTCCCGGCTGCTTCCGCTGCTCGTGGGGCCGATGAGGGCCAAGGAGCTGATCATGCTCGGTGAGCGGATCGACGCGGCGTCCGCGCACGCCATGGGGCTCGTCAACCGGGTCGTTCCGGCCGCGGAACTCGCCGAACACGTCAACGGCGTCGCGCGCACGCTCGCCGAACGGCCTGCGTCGGCGCTGGCACTGGCGAAACGGGCCATCGATCGCGGCATCGACGGCACCGTGGAGGCCGCGCTCGAACTGGAGGTCAGCCATGCGCTGATCACCGAGCACACGCCGGAGGTGGCCGCGTCGAAGAAGGAGTTCGAAAACCGATGA
- a CDS encoding C39 family peptidase, whose translation MDIDYHEWSSANGFAHGEFSGTEIVDSGLRIASAAGVQDGGEYAWWTSPEHEIPFDADDIVVSWNAVTPPGTWLTVEVEARTTTERRTPWYSMGRWSFHETDVRRTSVAGQHDESARVVVDRLVAADDVRLRAYRLRVTLCRAEGTSATPSLAAAGAVSSVSEERTDVPVSTAGPGLGIELPVPRYAQYVHNGHFREYGGGGEAWCSPAATEMVVEYWGAGPTDAELAWIPRDHPDRSVVHAARHTFDHAYDGTGNWAFNVAYASQYGLRGRVSRLRSLRDVEHYVAHGIPVIVSVSFTEGELPGADYGTEGHLLVLTGFTGDGDVVANDPAADDAASVRRVYPREPFENVWQRTKRRDASGNLIDTPAGVAYLIAPAASPQF comes from the coding sequence GTGGACATCGATTACCACGAGTGGAGTTCCGCGAACGGTTTCGCGCACGGCGAGTTCTCGGGCACCGAGATCGTGGATTCCGGTCTCCGCATCGCCTCGGCCGCCGGTGTGCAGGACGGCGGCGAGTACGCCTGGTGGACGTCTCCGGAGCACGAGATTCCCTTCGACGCCGACGACATCGTGGTGTCGTGGAACGCGGTAACACCGCCGGGAACGTGGCTGACCGTCGAGGTGGAGGCGCGGACGACGACGGAGCGGCGCACACCGTGGTATTCGATGGGCCGCTGGTCGTTCCACGAGACCGACGTGCGGCGCACCTCGGTGGCAGGTCAGCACGACGAATCCGCCCGCGTGGTCGTCGATCGTCTCGTGGCCGCCGACGACGTGCGCCTGCGGGCGTACCGGCTGCGGGTGACACTGTGCCGAGCGGAGGGCACCTCCGCCACACCGTCGCTGGCCGCTGCCGGAGCAGTGTCCTCGGTCTCGGAGGAGCGCACCGACGTTCCCGTGTCAACAGCCGGTCCCGGCCTCGGCATCGAACTCCCCGTGCCGCGTTACGCCCAGTATGTCCACAATGGCCACTTCAGGGAATACGGCGGTGGCGGTGAAGCGTGGTGCAGCCCTGCCGCGACGGAAATGGTGGTCGAGTACTGGGGAGCGGGACCGACGGACGCGGAACTCGCCTGGATCCCCCGCGACCACCCCGACCGCAGTGTGGTGCACGCCGCGAGGCACACCTTCGACCACGCCTACGACGGCACGGGGAATTGGGCTTTCAACGTGGCCTACGCCTCCCAGTACGGCCTGCGCGGCCGGGTTTCGCGCCTGCGTTCGCTGCGCGACGTCGAGCACTACGTCGCACACGGGATTCCCGTGATCGTCTCCGTTTCGTTTACCGAGGGCGAGCTTCCCGGCGCGGACTACGGCACCGAAGGTCACCTGCTGGTGCTGACCGGCTTCACCGGCGATGGCGACGTCGTCGCGAACGACCCCGCCGCCGACGACGCGGCCTCGGTGCGGCGCGTGTACCCGCGAGAGCCGTTCGAGAACGTCTGGCAACGCACCAAACGCCGCGACGCGAGCGGCAACCTCATCGACACACCGGCCGGCGTCGCCTACCTCATCGCACCGGCCGCCTCACCACAGTTCTAG
- a CDS encoding PaaI family thioesterase, with translation MDTAQASGLDGEGTALFHRSMPFTERLGVEVLQHSRELVVARLAHDESLCTLGGVLHGGALMSLADSTAAVCAFLNLPEGAQGTSTIESKTNFLRAVREGYATATARPLHAGGRVIVVETEIHDDERRLIAKVTQSQAVLRS, from the coding sequence ATGGACACAGCACAAGCCAGCGGTCTCGACGGCGAGGGCACGGCTCTGTTCCACCGCAGCATGCCGTTCACCGAGCGACTGGGTGTCGAGGTTCTCCAGCACTCCCGCGAGCTGGTGGTGGCCAGGCTCGCTCACGACGAAAGTCTCTGCACCCTCGGCGGGGTGCTCCACGGTGGAGCGTTGATGTCGCTCGCCGACTCCACCGCCGCCGTGTGCGCGTTCCTCAATCTTCCCGAAGGCGCGCAAGGCACGTCCACCATCGAATCGAAGACGAACTTCCTCCGCGCCGTTCGCGAAGGGTACGCCACGGCGACGGCGCGCCCGCTGCACGCGGGAGGGCGGGTGATCGTGGTGGAGACCGAGATCCACGACGACGAGCGACGACTGATCGCGAAGGTCACGCAGAGCCAGGCCGTGCTGCGGTCCTGA